In Mustela erminea isolate mMusErm1 chromosome 15, mMusErm1.Pri, whole genome shotgun sequence, the following proteins share a genomic window:
- the LOC116574586 gene encoding DDB1- and CUL4-associated factor 13-like — MKVKMLSRNPDNYVPETKLDLQRVPRNYDPTLHPFEVPREYVRASNATKLERVFAKPFLASLDGHRDGVSCLAKHPKSLATVLSGACDGEVRIWNLTKRKCIRTIQAHEGFVRGVCTRFCGTSFFTVGDDKTVKQWKMDGPGHREEEEPLHTILGKTVYTGIDHHWKEAVFATCGQQVDIWDEQRTRLICSMTWGFDSTSSVKFNPIETFLLGSCASDRNIVLYDMRQATPLKKVILDMRTNTICWNPMEAFIFTAANEDYNLYTFDMRALDTPVMVHMDHVSAVLDVDYSPTGKEFVSASFDKSIRIFPVDKSRNREVYHTKRMQHVICVKWTSDSKYIMCGSNEMNIPLWKANASEKLGVLTSQEKAAKDYNQKLKEKFQHHPHIKRIAHHRHLPKSIYSQIQEEQIMKEARRQKEVNRLKHSKPGSVAIVSEKKKHVVAVVK; from the coding sequence ATGAAGGTGAAGATGCTGAGCCGGAACCCTGACAACTATGTCCCCGAAACCAAACTGGACTTACAAAGAGTTCCAAGAAACTATGATCCTACCTTACATCCTTTTGAGGTCCCACGAGAATATGTTAGAGCTTCCAATGCTACCAAACTGGAACGGGTATTTGCAAAACCATTCCTTGCTTCTCTGGATGGTCACCGAGATGGAGTCAGTTGCTTGGCAAAGCATCCAAAGAGCCTGGCTACTGTCCTTTCTGGGGCATGTGATGGAGAGGTTAGAATTTGGAACTTGACTAAACGGAAATGTATCCGTACAATACAAGCCCACGAAGGTTTTGTACGAGGAGTATGTACTCGCTTTTGTGGGACTTCTTTTTTTACTGTTGGCGATGACAAAACTGTGAAGCAATGGAAAATGGATGGGCCGggccacagagaagaggaagaaccatTACATACAATATTAGGAAAGACAGTGTATACAGGAATTGATCATCACTGGAAAGAAGCGGTTTTTGCCACATGTGGACAGCAAGTAGACATTTGGGATGAACAAAGAACAAGGCTTATCTGTTCAATGACCTGGGGATTCGACAGTACAAGTAGTGTTAAATTTAACCCAATTGAGACATTTCTCTTGGGAAGTTGTGCTTCTGACAGGAATATAGTACTATATGATATGAGGCAAGCTACTCCTCTGAAAAAGGTCATCTTAGATATGAGAACAAATACAATTTGTTGGAACCCTATGGAAGCTTTCATTTTTACTGCAGCAAATGAAGATTACAACTTGTATACGTTTGATATGCGTGCGCTGGACACTCCTGTAATGGTACATATGGATCACGTGTCTGCGGTGCTTGATGTGGATTATTCTCCCACTGGGAAAGAGTTTGTGTCTGCTAGTTTTGATAAATCTATTCGTATCTTTCCTGTGGACAAAAGTAGAAACAGGGAAGTCTATCACACAAAGAGAATGCAACATGTTATCTGTGTAAAATGGACTTCTGACAGCAAATATATTATGTGTGGATCTAATGAAATGAACATTCCTCTGTGGAAAGCTAATGCTTCTGAAAAATTGGGTGTGCTTACATCACAAGAAAAAGCAGCCAAAGATTATAATCAGAAGTTGAAGGAGAAATTTCAGCATCATCCACATATAAAACGCATTGCTCATCACCGGCATCTACCAAAATCTATCTACAGCCAGATCCAGGAAGAGCAGATCATGAAGGAAGCTCGCCGACAAAAGGAGGTGAATCGTCTCAAACATAGCAAGCCTGGATCTGTGGCAATTGtgtcagaaaagaagaaacacgTAGTGGCAGTTGTGAAATAA